A section of the Coleofasciculus sp. FACHB-T130 genome encodes:
- a CDS encoding ATP-binding protein, protein MGNLMRSLDWSKTPLGDVNLWPQSLRSAVSILLPSKAQICLFWGSELIAIYNDAYRPALASKHPWALGRPARELWSEVWDALKPLLEGVVTTGEAFWARDYLFFLNRYGYSEETYFDVSYDPVRDESGEVGGVFCIVSETTGRVLGDRRLQTLSLLASKTAQAKTVEAACQTAIQALATNAHDIPFSLLYRVAADGKQATLVETAGFEAETSATPAIVDLTQGNDGWGLRRIHQTGQAVIVDVATRFGALPKGAWDKSPAAAWVVPVTQSGQPQIVGFLVLGINPHRAFENEYREFFDLVAGNVTNAIANARAFEEERQRVEALAELDRAKTSFFNNISHEFRTPLTLMLSPLEQTLAELEGSIPTKARSQLELVQRNGKRLLKLVNTLLDFSRIEAGRAQANYQPTDLATYTAELTSLFRSTVEQAGLKLTVDCPPLPEPIYVDRDMWEKIVLNLLSNAFKFTFEGEIAVVLRPVSDQVELMVRDTGTGIPSAELPKLFERFHRVEGARGRTFEGTGIGLSLVQELVQLQGGAIAVDSTLGRGSTFTVRLPMGTAHLPSDDIHASRAQASTAFGAIPYVEEALGWLPEENAAPRLQTAENAQRTSDAPISTATARILLVDDNADMRDYLHRLLSQFYQVEMAKDGETALAAVYNRAPDLILSDVMMPGMDGFELLRRLRADAKTREIPFLLLSARAGEESAIAGLEAGADDYLVKPFSSGELLARVAANLELGRSRQAASQQRFRFLAESIPQMVWTADASGWVDYYSPGWFDYTGLKLEQIQGSGWQNTLHPDDRLRTIEAWTQATEMGTNYDIEHRLRRADGIYCWHLTRALPMRDENGQVIRWFGTCTDITERKQAEEALRESEELKQSILESSTDCIKVLALNGEILYINPGGLCLLEIDEPKSILYRVWADLWESEDYEKAQAAIAAAKIGNIAQFQGYRPTTKGTPKWWDIIITPVRDAKGQVVQLLAISRDITEAKRIEAERQQAELALREAHVQLESALAAGAVYTWRWSIPGDRVRVNAAFARLFAVDPVSATSEGLPIEFFINSMHEEDRPRVSVAIEQAIHTGEEYAAEYRVRTVSGEERWLTARGRVEYDAAGKPVSFPGALVDITERKQAEVALRQSEERYRTLFESIDEGFCLIEMQFDANNKPIDYRFLETNPAFGKQTGLEQAAGKTARQLIPNLEKHWYEIYGKVALTGESIRFENGSQVMNRWFDVYAFRVGQPESRKVAVLFKDISDRKRSEIEREQILQREQAAREAAEQANRIKDEFLAVLSHELRSPLNPILGWSQLLQNRKMDQVRTTYALQIIERNAKLQVQLIDDLLDVSRILQGKLSLNVDPVNLATTITAALETVQLAAAAKSIQIQTILEPEVGQVLGDSGRLQQVIWNLLSNAVKFTPSGGRVEIRLEQIEAEAQITVSDTGKGILPQFLPHVFEYFRQADSATTRQFGGLGLGLAIVRQIVELHGGTVRADSPGEGQGATFTVKFPLMSQHSAIPQIVRESKSLSGLQGIKVLVVDDTTDMREYVAFVLEQEGAEVVAVGSAAEALATLAQFQPAVLVSDIGMPEMDGYMLLRQVRRLPAEQGGEIPAIALTAYVGELNQQQAIAAGFQRHLSKPIESAALIAAIVDLIKNAN, encoded by the coding sequence GCTCGTGAGCTGTGGAGCGAAGTTTGGGACGCGCTCAAACCCTTGCTTGAGGGAGTTGTCACGACTGGAGAAGCCTTCTGGGCACGAGATTATTTGTTCTTTCTCAATCGCTACGGGTACAGCGAGGAAACTTACTTTGATGTATCCTATGACCCCGTGCGGGACGAGAGCGGGGAAGTCGGCGGCGTTTTTTGCATCGTTAGCGAGACAACCGGGCGAGTTCTGGGCGATCGCCGCTTACAAACATTAAGCTTACTGGCGAGCAAAACAGCTCAAGCCAAGACGGTTGAAGCTGCCTGTCAAACTGCAATTCAGGCTTTAGCCACCAATGCTCACGATATTCCGTTTTCCCTGCTTTATCGAGTGGCGGCAGATGGCAAGCAAGCGACTCTGGTTGAAACGGCTGGATTCGAGGCGGAAACCTCAGCAACGCCAGCAATCGTAGACCTGACTCAAGGCAATGACGGATGGGGATTGAGACGAATTCATCAGACTGGGCAAGCCGTTATTGTTGATGTAGCAACTCGCTTCGGGGCGTTACCGAAGGGAGCCTGGGACAAGTCGCCTGCTGCTGCCTGGGTTGTGCCAGTGACCCAATCGGGACAACCTCAGATTGTTGGGTTTTTGGTGTTGGGAATCAATCCCCATCGAGCCTTTGAGAATGAGTACCGAGAATTTTTTGATTTAGTGGCAGGCAATGTCACGAATGCGATCGCAAATGCCCGCGCGTTTGAAGAAGAACGCCAGCGAGTCGAAGCACTGGCAGAACTGGATCGCGCCAAAACGTCCTTCTTCAACAATATCAGCCACGAATTCCGTACTCCCCTGACGCTGATGCTATCGCCGCTAGAGCAGACGCTAGCCGAATTAGAGGGAAGCATTCCGACCAAAGCGCGATCGCAACTCGAACTGGTGCAGCGCAACGGGAAGCGCTTGCTGAAGCTCGTCAATACCCTGCTCGATTTTTCGCGCATTGAAGCCGGACGCGCTCAGGCAAACTACCAGCCAACCGATTTGGCAACCTATACGGCTGAATTAACGAGTCTATTTCGTTCTACCGTTGAGCAAGCGGGACTGAAACTTACGGTTGATTGTCCTCCCTTGCCAGAACCGATTTATGTAGATCGGGATATGTGGGAGAAGATTGTGTTGAATCTGCTCTCGAATGCCTTTAAGTTCACGTTTGAAGGAGAAATTGCGGTTGTTCTGCGTCCGGTTAGCGACCAGGTGGAACTGATGGTGCGCGACACGGGTACAGGTATCCCATCTGCCGAGCTTCCCAAACTGTTTGAGCGGTTTCATCGCGTTGAGGGGGCACGGGGACGCACCTTTGAAGGTACAGGAATCGGGCTATCGTTGGTGCAGGAACTCGTGCAGTTGCAGGGAGGAGCGATCGCTGTTGACAGTACGCTGGGTCGGGGCAGTACCTTCACGGTACGATTGCCAATGGGAACGGCTCATTTGCCGAGTGATGACATTCACGCCAGCCGCGCCCAAGCCTCCACCGCTTTTGGTGCAATTCCTTATGTTGAAGAAGCTTTAGGTTGGCTACCCGAAGAAAATGCAGCGCCGAGGTTGCAGACCGCAGAAAACGCTCAACGAACCTCAGATGCTCCAATCTCGACAGCTACCGCCCGGATTCTGCTAGTCGATGATAACGCCGATATGCGCGACTATCTGCACCGCCTCCTCAGCCAGTTTTATCAGGTGGAAATGGCGAAAGATGGCGAAACCGCTCTAGCTGCCGTATATAACCGTGCGCCTGACCTGATCCTCAGCGATGTGATGATGCCAGGAATGGATGGCTTTGAGTTGCTCAGGCGGTTAAGAGCTGATGCCAAAACTCGCGAAATTCCATTTTTGCTGCTATCTGCTCGCGCCGGAGAAGAATCGGCTATCGCAGGACTGGAAGCTGGAGCCGATGATTATCTGGTGAAGCCCTTTAGCTCCGGTGAATTGCTTGCCCGCGTCGCTGCCAATTTAGAACTCGGGCGATCGCGCCAAGCAGCTAGTCAGCAGCGCTTTCGCTTCCTGGCTGAATCTATTCCCCAAATGGTTTGGACGGCTGATGCCAGCGGTTGGGTAGATTATTACAGCCCCGGCTGGTTTGACTACACCGGATTGAAGTTGGAGCAAATCCAGGGGAGCGGTTGGCAAAACACACTCCATCCAGACGATCGGCTCCGGACTATTGAAGCGTGGACTCAAGCCACTGAAATGGGCACAAACTACGATATCGAACATCGTTTGAGAAGGGCAGATGGAATTTATTGTTGGCATCTCACCCGCGCCCTACCCATGCGCGACGAAAACGGTCAAGTCATTCGCTGGTTTGGTACCTGCACGGATATTACCGAGCGCAAACAAGCAGAAGAAGCTTTGCGAGAAAGTGAGGAGCTAAAGCAAAGCATTCTAGAGAGCAGTACTGACTGCATCAAAGTCTTAGCGTTGAACGGTGAAATTCTCTACATCAATCCTGGTGGGCTGTGTCTTTTAGAAATCGACGAGCCGAAATCTATCCTTTATCGCGTCTGGGCTGATTTGTGGGAGAGCGAAGATTATGAAAAAGCCCAAGCTGCGATCGCCGCTGCCAAAATCGGCAACATCGCTCAATTTCAAGGCTATCGCCCTACCACCAAGGGCACACCGAAATGGTGGGATATCATTATTACGCCGGTGCGAGATGCTAAGGGACAAGTAGTGCAACTACTTGCTATTTCACGGGATATTACGGAAGCGAAGCGCATTGAAGCCGAACGCCAACAAGCTGAACTAGCGCTGAGAGAAGCCCATGTGCAGTTAGAATCTGCTTTGGCAGCGGGAGCCGTCTACACTTGGCGCTGGAGTATTCCCGGCGATCGCGTCAGGGTCAATGCTGCGTTTGCTCGCCTGTTTGCTGTAGACCCGGTGAGTGCGACATCAGAAGGCTTGCCGATCGAGTTCTTTATCAACTCCATGCACGAGGAAGACCGTCCTCGCGTTTCAGTTGCAATTGAGCAGGCGATCCACACAGGTGAGGAATATGCTGCTGAGTACCGCGTTCGGACTGTCAGTGGTGAGGAACGTTGGCTAACGGCACGGGGTCGAGTTGAGTATGATGCAGCAGGGAAACCTGTTTCTTTTCCTGGCGCACTCGTCGATATTACCGAGCGCAAACAAGCAGAAGTGGCCTTGCGCCAATCAGAGGAACGCTATCGAACGCTGTTTGAGTCCATTGACGAAGGCTTTTGCCTCATCGAAATGCAGTTTGATGCAAATAACAAGCCGATCGATTACCGCTTTTTGGAGACTAATCCGGCGTTTGGGAAACAAACGGGACTCGAACAGGCAGCGGGCAAAACGGCGCGTCAGCTCATTCCAAATCTTGAAAAGCACTGGTACGAGATTTACGGCAAAGTCGCCCTAACAGGTGAATCCATTCGCTTCGAGAATGGTTCCCAAGTGATGAACCGTTGGTTCGATGTTTATGCGTTCCGCGTTGGGCAGCCGGAGAGCCGAAAAGTTGCCGTACTGTTCAAAGATATTAGCGATCGCAAGCGTAGTGAAATCGAACGAGAACAAATTCTGCAACGAGAACAAGCCGCACGGGAAGCTGCCGAACAGGCAAATCGCATTAAAGATGAGTTTCTAGCCGTACTGTCTCACGAGTTGCGATCGCCTCTCAACCCGATCTTGGGCTGGTCTCAGCTACTGCAAAACCGCAAGATGGATCAAGTGCGAACGACTTATGCCCTACAGATCATCGAACGCAATGCCAAACTGCAAGTGCAGCTCATTGATGATTTGCTCGATGTTTCTCGAATTCTCCAAGGCAAACTCAGCCTCAATGTCGATCCGGTCAATCTAGCAACCACCATCACCGCCGCACTGGAAACAGTGCAGTTAGCCGCCGCCGCCAAATCGATTCAAATTCAAACAATTTTGGAACCAGAGGTTGGGCAAGTTTTAGGCGATTCAGGTCGCTTGCAGCAAGTCATTTGGAACTTGTTATCCAACGCCGTCAAGTTTACCCCGTCAGGAGGACGAGTTGAAATTCGCTTAGAGCAGATTGAGGCTGAAGCTCAAATTACGGTCAGCGACACAGGTAAAGGGATTCTCCCCCAATTTCTGCCCCATGTCTTTGAATACTTTCGCCAAGCTGATAGCGCCACGACTCGACAATTTGGTGGATTAGGATTGGGCTTAGCGATCGTCCGTCAAATCGTTGAATTACATGGCGGCACTGTTCGTGCAGACAGCCCTGGGGAAGGGCAGGGAGCCACTTTTACGGTGAAATTCCCGTTGATGTCGCAGCACTCAGCCATTCCTCAAATCGTTCGCGAGTCCAAATCTCTCTCAGGCTTGCAAGGTATCAAAGTGTTAGTGGTAGATGACACGACAGATATGCGCGAGTATGTCGCCTTTGTCTTAGAACAGGAAGGGGCAGAGGTTGTGGCGGTCGGTTCAGCAGCGGAAGCTCTTGCCACGTTAGCTCAGTTTCAGCCAGCGGTGCTGGTGAGTGACATTGGGATGCCCGAAATGGATGGGTATATGCTGTTGCGGCAAGTGAGACGGTTGCCCGCAGAGCAAGGTGGTGAGATTCCGGCGATCGCTCTCACGGCGTATGTGGGGGAACTAAATCAACAACAAGCGATCGCTGCCGGATTCCAGCGGCACCTTTCTAAGCCGATCGAGTCAGCCGCGTTAATTGCAGCGATCGTCGATCTCATCAAGAATGCAAATTAA